The DNA sequence TACCCCTAGAGTGTCCCAACAAAAGGTATCTTGCCCGTGTCACGATTTTATCCCTCCCACCCTTTGGTCGGTGTCGGCATCGTAATTTGGAAGGAAAATCAGTTCTGCCTCATAAAACGAGGCAAAGCACCGCGCAAAGGGCGACTCAGCCTGCCGGGCGGCGCACAGGAACTGGGCGAAACCTATTTCGAAACCGCCAAGCGCGAAACCTTCGAAGAAACTAACATGGTCGTCGAAGTCCTGGGGCTCGTCGATGTCGTCGATTCGATCACACACGATGATGAAGGCAAGGTGAAGCAGCACTACACCCTGGTTGACGTCTACGCCAAATGGGTATCAGGCGAACCACAAGGCGGCAGCGATGCGATGGAGGCGGCTTGGTATCCCTTTGAGACTCTCGAATCGCTGAAATTATGGTCGGAGACAGAGAGAATTATTCAAAAATCGCATGCGCTTTTGCACGACTAGACTTAACGCCCTTTAATCGACTGCACCATCAATACCATCCCTTTGCGGTAATCACCGATGATGTCTCTGGCAACCAACAGGGCCTGTTTGCGTTTCATGCCGGGCATCATGCGGGGATGGTAAAGCGTGCTCAGTAAGATTTTATCAGGGAGAGTCAGAGTTTGGAGTTTGTCTTTTTCACTGAAAACAGAAGGCCTGAGGTTATCGCTGTCGTTGGGCAGACCTAGGCTTTGGGTGAATTCTTCCAAGAGACAATGGCTGATCTGATCATCGCCACCTATGTTGTTCACAATTATCTGAGTGAGGTAAATCTTTCCCTCTTTGGATTGGCTGAAGAATGAACATCCAGGCCCGGTGACGGTGATGGATTTCTTTCCAAGATTGATTTTGCCACCTTTGGGAATAAAGGTGATTTGTAGATTTGCATCTTTTTTAACCGTCTTGGCGCCAATGCCAGCGAGTGGAAGGACAGCCTGGATATGCTTTTGCAGGGCCGCGATCACTGCCTTGGAAGGCTTGCCTCGAACACTGATTTTTAGTTTCTCAGTCCATTTGGTAATCACCTTGAGTTTATATTTTGGATCAACATCCGAGCCAAAAACAATCTCTTCGAAATAGTCGACCAAGGCATCCACGGGCGGCACATTAAAGGCTTTGGCTTTTTTCTCAGCGGCTTGGGAGGGCCCGGCGGCACTCAAAACCAAAAACAAACCAAGAAATAATGGGCCAATAACATTTATTTTCGAAAATATCATTATCCGAAATTCCTTATTTCCGCGGCGCATGAATGTACCAACTATCTTTAACTTTTCGGGCCATTGGCAGGTGCTTTTCGAACAAATAAGCCGGTGCAGTAAACGACCACGCCAGAACCGTGTCACCCACGCCACTCGGTAAAACCAAGGTCCACTTTTTGTATTCCTGATCGTGCAAATGATACGTTAGAATGATTTCTCGACCCAGAAGGGAGAACCCTTTTCCCTTAAATCGATAGGGCACTTCTCCTAATGATTTGAGATTCTTTGCAGCCCCCTTTATCTCAGATTTTATCGTCGTCAGAACCTTCCGCACGGCGTCGTCAGGCCCCTTGGCTTTGGGACGAAGAGACCGCACACCAATTAACGTATAATAGGTATCAGCACCTTTGGGGCCGCTGAAATAGACGGTGGAGGGATTTGGGTTAGACGCCACCCAAGTCCCAGGATACTTCAGCGAATACCCTTCCAAAGGACCGCCATAATGTTTTAGTGCCGCCTGAGCAGGCGGATTGGCCTGAGCCATTACAGGGGCCTTCGAATTTCTTGGTGCCATGGCTTGCGCGGAGGGCTTTGGAACACCTGCTAGTTCGGGTGGGGCCGGATGAAAATTCTCAACCACCCAATCGAATATATTGCTGAGGGAGGGGAACGTTCGAGGTGCCGCCACAAACATGATAACAAAATCTGTTATTGCCCCCCTGACAATGACTGTCCGCGTCCGGATGTTCGATCCCTCGTAAATCGCATCATAGGCCGGCAGGCCGCCGACATTTATAAATCGTTCGCCAATTTTATGAGACCACCGTTTGCCCTTGCCCATTTCCTGGGACTCTAGTTTGCCGATCATATGCTTTAGGTCGATGGTGCGGTTGCGATCATCTGTTTGAATGCTCACCACGTATCCACGGCGTGATCGAATCATAAGATCCTGTCGCTTTCCGCGGGGCACGACTTTTTCCCCTGGTGGCACTGCAATAATAAATTTTCGCACCGGGTGCGTATACTGCGTGACCTGGGCTGTTGGACGCGCTGAGGGTGTGGCTGCGCCAGAACTCGATTGCGCGCCAGCAATACCCGCTGACAGCAACCCTGCCATACATGCTACAGCGCCTACGATTCCGTTCCAATTCATTGCATTCTCCATGGTTCATCTTGAACCGTTATGAAAATGATAACAATCAGGAGAACAAACTGCCACTTCTCCCTGACGCTCCAGAAGTGCTAACTTGCACAGAGAGGATTAACATCATCTTATTGAGGCCAGATTATGGATAACATGGGTATTGTAACAATCGATTGTGCAGACCGGGTAGGGTTGGTTTCAGAGACCGCCGGAATCCTGTTTGATTTGGGTGCGAACATGGAAGACACCGTGTTCCGCGTGTTTGGTGACCAGGCGAAACTAACAGCCGTATGCGATTTTCCCAGTGACCTCTCATTGGATGAATTACAGTTCTCCCTCATAGAGCAACTCGGGCTCGGAAACGAAGAAGTTAATGTTGCTCCTTATACAGGCCCAACGTTGGAAAATCCTTCTGAGTCGATAACCCACCGAATTATTGTGAGTGGCGGAGACCGCCCTGGGTTAATTGCGCGACTCAGCGAGGTCTTTGTTCAATTTAGAGCAAATATTGTGCGCCTGAATGCGGAAAAATCGAGCGACGATGAAAATGCCAC is a window from the Rhodospirillaceae bacterium genome containing:
- a CDS encoding amino acid-binding protein gives rise to the protein MGIVTIDCADRVGLVSETAGILFDLGANMEDTVFRVFGDQAKLTAVCDFPSDLSLDELQFSLIEQLGLGNEEVNVAPYTGPTLENPSESITHRIIVSGGDRPGLIARLSEVFVQFRANIVRLNAEKSSDDENATYRIRIDLSISPKNERACLATIANTAGELGLNCAWESV
- a CDS encoding DUF2927 domain-containing protein, whose amino-acid sequence is MIFSKINVIGPLFLGLFLVLSAAGPSQAAEKKAKAFNVPPVDALVDYFEEIVFGSDVDPKYKLKVITKWTEKLKISVRGKPSKAVIAALQKHIQAVLPLAGIGAKTVKKDANLQITFIPKGGKINLGKKSITVTGPGCSFFSQSKEGKIYLTQIIVNNIGGDDQISHCLLEEFTQSLGLPNDSDNLRPSVFSEKDKLQTLTLPDKILLSTLYHPRMMPGMKRKQALLVARDIIGDYRKGMVLMVQSIKGR
- a CDS encoding NUDIX hydrolase, which encodes MSRFYPSHPLVGVGIVIWKENQFCLIKRGKAPRKGRLSLPGGAQELGETYFETAKRETFEETNMVVEVLGLVDVVDSITHDDEGKVKQHYTLVDVYAKWVSGEPQGGSDAMEAAWYPFETLESLKLWSETERIIQKSHALLHD